The following coding sequences are from one Bradyrhizobium sp. 200 window:
- a CDS encoding efflux RND transporter periplasmic adaptor subunit yields MKKRRPIIVLGGVLIAALAATVFVTLRTQEASAVGDPRQEPPVVRLATAARVTGSERGFTGIIGARVQSNLGFRVAGKIVERLVNTGQQVKAGQPLMRIDETDLRLAVTAKRNAVAAARASFVQTEADEQRYAKLVSNGWASRQRYEQAKAALDTAEAQLATAEADARVAENEATYSVLVADADGTVVETLGEPGQVVSAGQTVVRIAKAGPREAVVALPETIRPAIGSVAEASVYGAADGLRYMAHLRQLSDSADAQTRTYEARYVLDGEAAAAPLGATVTIRLASQASQPEVQVPLGAVLDDGRKTGVWVLDSATSTVRFRPVKLVRVSSETAVISGLSSGDPVVALGAHLLQEGARVRTASENKGN; encoded by the coding sequence ATGAAAAAGCGAAGACCTATCATTGTGTTAGGGGGCGTCCTGATCGCCGCGTTAGCGGCAACTGTGTTCGTCACACTTCGCACCCAAGAAGCCTCTGCCGTTGGAGATCCAAGGCAGGAGCCACCGGTCGTCAGACTGGCGACGGCAGCGCGAGTGACCGGATCCGAGCGCGGCTTCACGGGCATCATCGGGGCGAGGGTGCAGAGCAACCTCGGGTTTCGTGTCGCCGGCAAGATCGTGGAACGGCTTGTGAATACCGGTCAGCAGGTCAAAGCCGGTCAGCCGCTGATGCGGATCGACGAAACCGACCTTCGCCTTGCGGTCACGGCAAAGCGCAACGCCGTTGCTGCAGCGCGGGCATCTTTCGTTCAGACCGAAGCGGATGAACAGCGATACGCCAAGTTGGTGAGCAACGGATGGGCTTCCCGACAGCGCTATGAGCAAGCGAAGGCCGCGTTGGATACCGCCGAGGCGCAACTCGCCACCGCCGAAGCCGATGCGCGGGTCGCCGAGAATGAGGCGACCTACTCGGTCCTGGTTGCGGATGCGGACGGAACGGTGGTCGAAACGCTTGGCGAGCCCGGGCAGGTCGTCTCTGCCGGCCAGACAGTCGTTCGGATCGCAAAGGCCGGCCCTCGCGAAGCTGTGGTCGCGCTTCCCGAAACGATCCGGCCAGCGATCGGCTCCGTGGCCGAGGCCAGCGTGTATGGGGCGGCCGATGGGCTGCGCTATATGGCGCATCTGCGGCAGTTGTCGGATTCCGCCGATGCTCAGACCCGTACCTATGAGGCCCGTTATGTGCTCGACGGTGAGGCCGCGGCGGCACCGCTTGGCGCGACGGTAACCATTCGGCTGGCAAGCCAGGCGAGTCAGCCGGAAGTCCAGGTGCCGCTGGGAGCTGTGCTCGATGACGGCCGGAAGACCGGTGTGTGGGTCTTGGATAGCGCCACCTCGACCGTACGCTTTCGGCCCGTCAAGCTTGTTCGAGTGAGCAGCGAAACCGCCGTGATCTCCGGATTGAGCTCTGGTGATCCGGTTGTTGCCCTCGGCGCTCACCTTCTCCAGGAGGGCGCTCGCGTCAGGACTGCATCTGAAAACAAGGGAAACTAA
- a CDS encoding efflux RND transporter permease subunit translates to MNFNLSALAVRERAVTLFFIVLLAAAGAYAFLMLGRAEDPSFTIKTLTVTTVWPGATAREMQDQVAEPLEKRIQELTWYDRVETTTRPGYAYMTVTLKDSTPPSSVQEEFYQARKKLGDEARKLPTGVLGPFVNDEYSDVSFALYALKAKGMPMRELARQAETIRQDLLHVPGVKKINILGERPEQIFIEFSYAKLATLGVSAQDIVAALQRQNTVTPAGSIDTKGPQVFIRVDGAYDSVQAIADTPIVAAGRTLKLSDIAEVRRGYEDPPTYLIRHQGEPSVMLAAVMQEGWDGLALGKALEERSAAIARTLPLGMTLAKVSDQAVNITSAVDEFMMKFAMALGVVLLVSLLSLGWRVGIVVAAAVPLTLAVVFLIMLETGRFFDRITLGALILALGLLVDDAIIAIEVMVVKMEEGMDRIKAAAYAWSHTAAPMLSGTLVTVAGFLPVGFARSTAGEYAGNIFWVVGFALIVSWIVAVIFTPYLGVKMLPAIKPVEGGHQAIYGTPNYRRLRGIITFAVRHKFVTSGIVAIAFALSVVGMGAVKQQFFPTSDRPEVLVEVRLPEGTSIETTTATVEKLEHWLNHQAEAKIVTSYVGQGAPRFFFAMAPELPDPAFAKIVVLTPDAEAREALKHRLRQAVSQGLAPEANVRVTQLVFGPYTPFPVEFRVMGPDPAQLYAISEKALDIMRGVPDVRQANRDWGNRTPVLRFIPDQDRLNLIGLSPAEVGRQLQFLLTGIPVTQVREDIRNVPIVARSAGGERLDPARLADFSLMSRDGRPIPLDQIGHSEIRLEEPIMRRRDRTPVVTIRSDINEATQPPEVSKEIKTALQPLIASLPAGYRIELGGSIEEATKANDALATVFPAMIAAMLIVIMLQVRSFSTMAMVMLTAPLGLVGVVPVLLAFNQPFGFNAILGLIGLAGILMRNTLILTEQIKENRAAGLDDYHAVIEATVQRTRPVILTALAAVLAFIPLTHSVFWGSMAYTLIGGTAIGTVLILLFLPALYAAWFRIKPTADEIHEDSTEEPELRTAMAAE, encoded by the coding sequence ATGAATTTCAATCTTTCCGCGCTCGCCGTTCGCGAACGGGCCGTCACCCTGTTCTTCATCGTGCTGCTGGCGGCCGCAGGCGCCTACGCCTTCCTCATGCTCGGGCGGGCGGAGGACCCTTCCTTCACCATCAAGACCCTGACGGTCACGACGGTATGGCCAGGCGCGACGGCGCGCGAGATGCAGGACCAGGTCGCCGAACCGTTGGAGAAGCGGATTCAGGAGCTGACTTGGTATGACCGGGTGGAGACGACCACACGGCCAGGTTATGCGTATATGACGGTTACGCTGAAGGACAGCACACCGCCATCGAGCGTGCAGGAGGAGTTCTACCAGGCCCGCAAGAAGCTTGGGGATGAAGCACGCAAGCTGCCGACGGGCGTGCTCGGCCCGTTCGTCAACGACGAATATTCCGACGTGAGCTTCGCCCTCTATGCCCTCAAGGCGAAGGGCATGCCGATGCGGGAGCTCGCCAGGCAGGCCGAGACTATTCGCCAGGACCTCCTGCACGTGCCCGGCGTCAAGAAGATCAACATCCTCGGTGAACGTCCCGAACAGATATTCATCGAGTTTTCCTATGCCAAACTGGCAACCCTCGGCGTGTCGGCCCAGGATATCGTTGCCGCCTTGCAGCGGCAGAACACCGTCACACCGGCAGGCTCGATCGACACCAAGGGGCCGCAGGTCTTCATCCGGGTCGACGGCGCTTATGACAGCGTCCAGGCGATCGCCGACACGCCGATCGTCGCCGCGGGGCGGACGCTGAAACTCTCCGACATCGCCGAAGTCCGCCGCGGCTACGAGGATCCTCCCACCTACCTCATCCGACACCAAGGTGAGCCCTCCGTCATGCTCGCGGCGGTTATGCAAGAGGGCTGGGATGGCCTCGCGCTCGGCAAGGCGCTGGAGGAGAGGTCCGCAGCTATCGCTCGGACGCTGCCACTCGGGATGACTCTGGCCAAGGTCAGCGACCAGGCCGTCAACATCACCTCGGCGGTTGACGAATTCATGATGAAGTTTGCGATGGCGCTCGGCGTGGTGCTGCTGGTGAGCCTGCTCAGCCTCGGCTGGCGCGTCGGCATCGTCGTGGCGGCTGCCGTGCCTCTGACGCTTGCCGTCGTGTTCCTCATCATGCTGGAAACCGGCCGGTTCTTCGACCGCATCACGCTCGGCGCCCTCATCCTGGCGCTTGGTCTTCTCGTGGACGACGCCATCATCGCCATCGAGGTGATGGTGGTGAAAATGGAAGAGGGCATGGATCGCATCAAGGCGGCGGCCTACGCGTGGAGCCACACGGCGGCGCCGATGTTGTCGGGCACGCTCGTGACGGTCGCCGGGTTCCTGCCGGTGGGCTTCGCGCGCTCGACGGCCGGCGAATACGCCGGCAACATCTTCTGGGTCGTGGGGTTCGCCCTCATCGTCTCCTGGATCGTCGCGGTGATCTTCACGCCCTATCTTGGCGTCAAGATGCTGCCCGCGATCAAACCGGTCGAAGGCGGTCACCAGGCGATTTACGGCACACCGAACTATCGGCGCCTGCGAGGGATCATCACTTTCGCCGTGCGCCACAAGTTCGTAACTAGCGGCATCGTCGCGATCGCCTTCGCGCTTTCCGTCGTCGGCATGGGCGCCGTCAAGCAGCAGTTCTTCCCGACGTCCGACCGCCCCGAAGTGCTGGTGGAGGTTCGCCTGCCGGAAGGCACCAGCATTGAGACGACGACCGCGACCGTCGAGAAGCTCGAACACTGGCTGAACCACCAGGCGGAGGCCAAGATCGTCACGAGCTATGTCGGTCAGGGCGCGCCCCGATTCTTCTTCGCGATGGCGCCGGAGCTGCCTGATCCGGCCTTCGCCAAGATCGTCGTGCTTACACCGGACGCCGAGGCGCGCGAAGCTTTGAAGCACCGGCTCCGACAGGCGGTGTCACAGGGGCTTGCACCTGAGGCCAATGTGCGCGTCACCCAGCTTGTGTTCGGACCCTACACGCCGTTCCCAGTCGAGTTTCGGGTCATGGGGCCTGATCCCGCGCAATTGTACGCTATCTCTGAAAAAGCGCTCGATATCATGCGTGGCGTTCCCGATGTGCGGCAAGCGAACCGCGATTGGGGCAATCGCACACCCGTGCTCCGCTTCATCCCGGATCAGGACCGACTGAACCTGATCGGCCTCTCGCCAGCGGAGGTGGGCCGGCAACTCCAGTTCCTTCTTACTGGCATCCCCGTGACGCAGGTCCGCGAGGACATCCGCAATGTCCCCATCGTGGCACGCAGCGCCGGCGGTGAGCGGCTGGATCCGGCGCGTCTGGCGGATTTCTCACTGATGAGCCGGGACGGCCGCCCGATTCCGCTCGACCAGATCGGCCATTCGGAAATCCGTCTGGAAGAGCCGATTATGAGGCGCCGCGATCGCACGCCCGTCGTCACCATTCGCTCGGATATCAATGAGGCGACCCAGCCTCCAGAGGTTTCCAAGGAGATCAAGACGGCCCTTCAGCCGCTGATCGCATCCCTTCCAGCCGGCTATCGCATCGAATTGGGCGGATCGATCGAGGAGGCAACCAAGGCCAACGACGCGTTGGCGACGGTCTTTCCCGCCATGATCGCCGCCATGCTGATTGTCATCATGCTGCAGGTGCGATCCTTCTCGACGATGGCCATGGTCATGCTGACAGCACCGCTTGGCCTTGTCGGCGTCGTGCCCGTGTTGCTCGCTTTCAACCAACCCTTCGGATTCAACGCCATTCTGGGCCTGATAGGACTGGCGGGCATCCTGATGCGCAACACTCTGATCCTGACCGAACAAATCAAGGAGAACCGAGCTGCCGGCCTTGATGACTATCACGCCGTCATCGAGGCCACTGTGCAACGCACGAGGCCCGTGATCCTGACCGCGCTTGCCGCCGTGCTGGCCTTCATCCCTCTCACGCACTCCGTCTTCTGGGGATCGATGGCCTATACGCTGATCGGCGGCACGGCGATCGGCACGGTGCTGATCCTGCTGTTCCTTCCTGCGCTTTATGCCGCGTGGTTTCGGATCAAGCCGACTGCAGATGAGATCCATGAGGATTCTACGGAGGAACCGGAATTGCGAACAGCAATGGCTGCCGAGTAG
- a CDS encoding CaiB/BaiF CoA-transferase family protein — MPGPLNGVRVLDLTGVVSGPFATMFLADQGADVLKIEPIGGDITRRSRATIDKDGEFSALFISSNRGKRSLSIDVKSTASREVLARLVAQADVLVQNFRPGTMDRLGLGAEELRQRHPRLIYVSISGVGDTGPYVKKRVYDPIIQGLSGFADIQSQPVTNRPQMIRTIVCDKTTAVFTAQAVAAALYAREKTGQGDHIQVAMLDAMISYLWPEGMMQYTVVGAEATAADPNDRPDLVFKTSDGYITAGTISDSEWQGFCRASGDPELAKDPRFATPSARSVNATARINKMAEYIGLHTTAEWLERLDAADVPCAPILRRGEIIHNEQVVARDIIAEFDQPKVGRVRQPKPAARFEINEAAIGGPAPRVGEHSREVLRELGYDDSAIDRMVAERSVRVAV, encoded by the coding sequence ATGCCTGGTCCGCTCAACGGTGTTCGTGTCCTCGATCTGACCGGCGTGGTGTCGGGCCCCTTCGCGACGATGTTTCTGGCGGATCAGGGCGCCGACGTCCTGAAGATCGAGCCGATCGGCGGCGACATCACCCGCCGCAGCCGTGCTACCATCGACAAGGACGGCGAATTCTCCGCGCTGTTCATTTCGTCGAACCGCGGCAAGCGTTCGCTGTCGATCGACGTCAAAAGCACGGCCAGCCGCGAGGTTCTCGCGAGGCTAGTCGCGCAGGCTGATGTGCTGGTGCAGAACTTTCGGCCCGGCACGATGGACCGTCTCGGTCTCGGCGCAGAAGAGTTGCGCCAGCGGCATCCGCGCCTGATCTACGTCTCGATCAGCGGTGTCGGCGATACCGGCCCGTATGTAAAGAAGCGCGTCTACGACCCGATCATTCAGGGCCTGTCGGGCTTCGCCGATATCCAGTCGCAGCCGGTCACGAATCGTCCGCAGATGATCCGAACCATCGTCTGTGACAAGACCACCGCTGTTTTCACCGCACAGGCAGTGGCGGCGGCGCTCTACGCCCGCGAGAAAACCGGGCAGGGCGATCATATTCAGGTCGCGATGCTGGATGCGATGATTTCCTACCTGTGGCCGGAAGGCATGATGCAGTACACCGTGGTAGGGGCCGAGGCCACCGCCGCCGATCCCAACGACCGGCCGGATCTCGTGTTCAAGACCAGCGATGGCTACATCACGGCCGGCACCATTTCGGATTCCGAATGGCAGGGCTTTTGCCGGGCCTCCGGCGATCCCGAGCTTGCCAAGGATCCCCGCTTTGCGACGCCATCGGCGCGTTCGGTCAACGCCACGGCCCGCATCAACAAGATGGCGGAATACATCGGCCTGCATACGACAGCCGAATGGCTGGAGCGACTCGATGCTGCCGACGTGCCGTGCGCGCCGATCCTGCGCCGGGGCGAAATCATCCACAATGAACAGGTGGTGGCGCGCGATATCATCGCGGAGTTCGATCAGCCGAAAGTCGGGCGGGTGCGGCAGCCGAAGCCGGCGGCGCGCTTTGAGATCAATGAGGCCGCGATCGGCGGGCCTGCTCCCCGGGTCGGCGAGCACTCGCGCGAGGTGTTGCGGGAACTGGGTTACGACGATAGCGCCATCGACAGGATGGTCGCCGAACGCAGCGTGCGCGTGGCAGTCTGA
- a CDS encoding ABC transporter substrate-binding protein has protein sequence MLVKWKTLAALALLLSGPAFAAEEPGISATEIKVGGVFPFSGPASSIGLVGKGLIAYIQAVNDRGGINGRKISYIAYDDAYNPPKAVEHVRKLVESDEVSFMFGQLGTPGISATAKYLRSKGVPSIAIISGSSKFTEVTNYPLTTTGLVSYDTEGKIYAKYLTKALPYAKYAILYQNDDLGKDYLAAFKAFLGKDFERKVVSASYEVTEPTVDSQVVNLKSSGAEALVIAGTPKFAAQAIRQASVIGWKATVIINFPSGSVGGTLAPAGLDKSVGVIVGTTNKDVLDSAWKDDPGMQAFRVFFDKYLPGADITNGSYLTGYQQGILLEQILKQCGNDLSRKNILAQAKNLKDFVVPTALPGIKVNTTDTENMIWTQMRLQRWSGTSWQAFGEVLDAKSE, from the coding sequence ATGTTGGTGAAATGGAAAACCTTGGCCGCTCTGGCTTTGCTTTTAAGCGGCCCGGCATTCGCGGCTGAAGAGCCCGGAATTTCAGCGACGGAGATTAAGGTCGGCGGCGTTTTTCCCTTCAGCGGACCGGCGTCATCGATCGGTCTCGTAGGGAAGGGACTTATCGCCTACATTCAGGCGGTCAACGACCGCGGCGGCATCAACGGACGCAAGATCAGCTACATCGCGTATGACGACGCATACAACCCTCCCAAGGCCGTGGAGCACGTCCGCAAACTCGTTGAGAGCGACGAAGTATCATTCATGTTCGGTCAGCTCGGCACTCCCGGCATCTCGGCTACGGCAAAATACCTGCGGTCGAAAGGGGTGCCCAGCATCGCGATTATCAGCGGATCATCCAAATTCACCGAAGTCACTAATTACCCGCTCACCACGACAGGTCTTGTCAGCTACGACACTGAAGGAAAAATCTACGCCAAATATCTGACGAAGGCGCTGCCATACGCCAAGTATGCCATCCTCTATCAGAACGACGACCTCGGCAAAGACTACCTCGCCGCCTTCAAGGCGTTTCTCGGCAAGGATTTCGAGCGGAAGGTCGTGAGCGCTTCCTATGAGGTCACCGAACCGACGGTTGATTCACAGGTCGTCAATCTAAAGAGCTCCGGTGCGGAGGCTCTTGTGATCGCCGGCACACCGAAGTTCGCGGCGCAGGCCATCCGGCAAGCCTCCGTGATCGGCTGGAAGGCGACCGTGATTATTAATTTTCCTTCCGGCTCGGTCGGAGGCACGCTCGCGCCCGCCGGTCTCGACAAATCGGTCGGCGTGATCGTCGGCACGACCAACAAGGATGTTCTGGATTCGGCGTGGAAGGATGACCCGGGCATGCAGGCCTTCAGGGTGTTTTTCGACAAATATTTGCCGGGCGCCGACATCACCAATGGAAGTTATCTGACCGGCTATCAGCAAGGCATCCTGCTCGAGCAGATTCTGAAGCAATGCGGCAATGATCTATCGCGCAAGAATATTCTTGCACAGGCCAAGAACCTGAAGGACTTCGTCGTTCCGACGGCGCTGCCAGGCATCAAGGTCAACACCACCGATACAGAGAACATGATCTGGACGCAGATGCGATTGCAGCGGTGGAGCGGCACGAGCTGGCAAGCCTTCGGGGAAGTGCTGGACGCCAAGTCCGAGTGA
- a CDS encoding nuclear transport factor 2 family protein, which yields MLYSYIVKKEIRKTFDHVNNHRWDEAVKAVAPHVHHRVSGAHALAGERHDKEALRRWFERLGRVQPTLHITVNNIWVKGWPIPPCLSSGTAPQRCATATRRTSTAVSTCSPCGGVEFMHSRNFKIHRKRPVALPPKRQRASKKLSPNQL from the coding sequence ATGCTGTACAGCTACATTGTCAAGAAAGAAATCCGAAAGACCTTCGACCACGTCAACAACCATCGCTGGGATGAAGCGGTGAAGGCGGTCGCGCCGCATGTCCATCACCGCGTTTCCGGCGCCCACGCGCTTGCTGGTGAGCGCCACGACAAAGAAGCCCTGCGCCGCTGGTTTGAGCGTCTCGGCCGCGTCCAGCCCACTCTCCATATCACGGTCAACAACATCTGGGTGAAAGGCTGGCCAATACCACCGTGTTTGTCCAGTGGGACGGCACCGCAACGCTGCGCCACGGCGACGCGTCGTACGTCAACCGCGGTCTCCACGTGTTCACCCTGCGGTGGGGTAGAGTTTATGCACTCGAGGAATTTCAAGATTCACAGGAAGCGGCCCGTGGCCTTGCCGCCCAAGCGGCAGCGGGCCTCAAAGAAGCTGTCGCCGAACCAATTGTAA
- a CDS encoding TetR/AcrR family transcriptional regulator: protein MRVSRIQAAENRETVINVASRLFRARGFDGIGLKDLMSAAGLTQGGFYKQFASKEDLTALASRRALESASRRWSDAAAENSDDPLGAVVAFYLSADHREEKMDGCPIVALGSDAARQGPDVKAAFEAGIKAHLEVLGRFIAETDGEESKGKAMAILSTMVGAVTLSRVVNDPDLAQAFLDAAVEQVRKRAAA from the coding sequence ATGCGAGTGAGTCGCATTCAGGCCGCGGAAAACCGCGAAACTGTAATCAATGTGGCAAGTCGCCTTTTTCGGGCGCGCGGCTTTGATGGCATCGGTCTTAAGGATCTGATGAGTGCTGCCGGCCTGACCCAAGGCGGCTTTTACAAGCAGTTCGCATCAAAGGAGGATTTGACGGCACTGGCGTCCAGGCGGGCATTGGAGAGCGCCTCCCGCCGATGGTCGGACGCGGCCGCGGAGAACTCTGATGATCCGCTTGGCGCGGTGGTCGCGTTCTACCTCAGCGCCGACCATCGCGAAGAAAAGATGGACGGCTGCCCGATCGTGGCGCTCGGCTCAGATGCCGCCAGACAGGGGCCTGACGTGAAAGCGGCATTCGAAGCGGGGATCAAGGCGCATCTCGAAGTCCTCGGCCGCTTCATTGCCGAGACAGACGGCGAGGAGTCCAAGGGCAAGGCCATGGCCATTCTTTCGACGATGGTCGGTGCGGTAACGCTATCGCGCGTCGTCAATGACCCTGATCTGGCTCAGGCGTTTCTGGATGCGGCGGTCGAACAGGTTCGCAAACGTGCCGCCGCTTGA
- a CDS encoding helix-turn-helix domain-containing protein has translation MRWDALEEEPCSMARTIGVIGDRWTLLILRECFLRTRRFEGFQSALGITRHLLAERLKKLVRQGVLRRIPYQESPKRHEYILTQKGLDLYPIMMAIVHWGDTHMVDERGRPLLHQHRKCGKNFDPVMVCSECGEPLSAKEVHTHPGPGARSTTPATKGPEKPRAKPRRQAA, from the coding sequence ATGCGATGGGATGCCCTTGAAGAAGAGCCGTGTTCGATGGCCCGCACGATCGGCGTAATCGGCGACCGTTGGACCCTTCTTATCCTGCGCGAATGCTTCCTGCGCACGCGCCGCTTCGAAGGATTTCAGTCCGCGCTTGGGATCACACGGCATTTGCTCGCCGAGCGGCTGAAGAAACTGGTCCGGCAAGGTGTCCTGCGCCGCATTCCCTATCAGGAGTCGCCCAAGCGGCATGAATACATCCTTACCCAAAAGGGACTCGATCTCTATCCGATCATGATGGCGATTGTGCATTGGGGCGACACCCACATGGTCGACGAACGCGGGCGGCCGTTGCTGCACCAGCACCGAAAATGCGGCAAGAACTTTGATCCAGTCATGGTGTGCTCCGAATGCGGCGAGCCCCTTTCGGCCAAAGAGGTTCATACCCATCCCGGCCCCGGTGCCCGAAGCACAACCCCGGCAACAAAGGGGCCAGAGAAGCCAAGGGCAAAGCCGCGGCGCCAAGCCGCTTGA
- a CDS encoding 2-hydroxychromene-2-carboxylate isomerase produces the protein MPLKVEFQFDFGSPNAYLAEVAIPGIERRTGVKFEYVPVLLGGIYKATGNMSPFDSLRGIKNKPEYQALETQRFIRRHSVTKFRPNPFFPVNTLMLMRCAVAAQFEGMFETYFRAAYHHMWEEPKKMDDPEIFRSAFIGIDIDRLIARAQQDDVKKKLIDLTNDAVSRGAFGSPTFFVGKEMFFGKDQLRDVEESIVEQTRQPVPKTA, from the coding sequence ATGCCCCTGAAGGTTGAATTCCAGTTCGATTTCGGCAGTCCGAACGCTTATCTGGCGGAAGTAGCCATTCCAGGGATCGAGCGGCGTACCGGCGTGAAATTCGAGTACGTCCCGGTTCTACTTGGGGGCATCTACAAGGCGACGGGCAACATGTCGCCCTTCGACTCGCTTCGCGGAATCAAGAACAAGCCGGAATACCAGGCGCTAGAGACCCAGCGCTTCATTCGCCGCCACAGCGTCACGAAGTTTCGTCCCAATCCGTTCTTCCCGGTCAATACACTGATGCTGATGCGATGCGCCGTCGCAGCCCAGTTCGAAGGCATGTTCGAAACCTATTTTCGCGCAGCGTATCATCATATGTGGGAAGAGCCGAAGAAAATGGATGATCCTGAGATCTTTCGGAGCGCATTTATCGGGATCGATATTGATCGGTTGATCGCGCGAGCGCAGCAAGACGACGTCAAGAAAAAGCTGATCGACCTGACCAACGACGCCGTCAGCCGGGGAGCATTCGGCTCGCCGACGTTCTTCGTTGGAAAGGAAATGTTCTTCGGCAAGGATCAGCTTCGTGACGTCGAGGAGTCGATCGTCGAACAGACCCGTCAGCCTGTTCCGAAGACGGCGTAA
- a CDS encoding AMP-binding protein, with product MSTKPLTFAPRALSIERRADGTLMLSSPLELGNCDWRITDFLPTWANSVPDRIFLAQRNAKGGWDEITYREAWLQVQAVGQSLVDMGAKPADKLAILSGNSIENAVISFAAMSIGVILAPISPNYTLMPGGLARLKDIAEALRPKFVFVQSGRDFSAARSIPELAAASWISVDGAPDTSPFLALTTRTGSDGFERASRAVSCDDVAKILFTSGSTGFPKGVLNTHRMMASSLQMGSLLVSPPDAPVQVEWLPWHHTMGSNVILHSILKNGGTLYIDDGRPLPQLFHKTIANLKEISPTAMFNVPAGYNLLCDAIENDVDLGASVFRRMDRLSYAGAAISQGTLEKLYRLTSSITGRRIPVMSGYGTTETAPTISTTHWATDQPGEIGLPAPGLQLKLIPVSDTYEARVKGPNVTPGYLGRPDLTEKAFDEEGFYRIGDTVSFLDPQKPELGLRFTGRISENFKLANGTWVSIGNMRAAILAAARGVLLDIVVAGENRESCALLCWLNPTEAARISKMPAADLTCDPLVVQFLKDRFQEYNETVGSSERICSFSLLKDPPSLAAGEITDKAYVNQRAVLKHRSGQVERLYCNEASRDVIQV from the coding sequence ATGTCGACGAAGCCACTGACGTTTGCGCCAAGGGCGCTTTCCATAGAGCGTCGAGCCGACGGCACGCTCATGCTGAGCTCGCCCCTTGAGTTGGGGAACTGTGACTGGCGCATCACCGATTTTCTGCCGACCTGGGCAAATTCTGTTCCCGATAGAATTTTCCTTGCGCAACGCAATGCGAAAGGGGGGTGGGACGAGATCACCTATCGCGAGGCATGGTTGCAGGTTCAGGCGGTCGGCCAAAGCCTGGTCGATATGGGCGCAAAGCCGGCTGACAAGCTGGCGATACTTTCAGGAAACTCGATTGAGAACGCGGTGATCTCGTTTGCCGCGATGTCGATAGGGGTAATCCTGGCGCCGATATCGCCAAACTACACGCTGATGCCCGGCGGCCTGGCCCGTCTCAAGGATATCGCGGAAGCGCTGCGCCCGAAGTTCGTTTTCGTTCAAAGCGGACGCGACTTTTCTGCGGCCCGCTCTATTCCCGAACTGGCAGCCGCAAGCTGGATCAGCGTCGATGGCGCGCCCGACACGTCGCCTTTCCTTGCCCTGACTACCCGAACTGGGAGTGACGGATTCGAGCGTGCATCACGCGCGGTGTCTTGCGATGACGTCGCAAAGATTCTCTTCACGTCCGGTTCGACCGGCTTCCCCAAAGGCGTGCTCAATACCCACCGCATGATGGCGAGCTCCCTGCAAATGGGCAGTCTGCTGGTGTCTCCTCCGGACGCGCCGGTGCAGGTCGAGTGGCTGCCCTGGCACCATACGATGGGCAGTAACGTAATTCTTCACAGCATTCTCAAGAATGGCGGGACACTCTATATCGACGATGGCCGGCCGCTGCCTCAGCTCTTCCACAAGACGATCGCGAATCTGAAGGAGATTTCGCCCACCGCCATGTTCAACGTGCCTGCCGGCTACAATCTCTTGTGTGACGCGATCGAGAACGACGTTGATCTTGGCGCCAGCGTGTTCAGGCGGATGGACAGATTGAGCTATGCCGGGGCTGCAATCTCGCAGGGCACGCTTGAAAAACTCTATCGGCTGACATCGTCGATCACCGGCCGGCGAATTCCGGTCATGTCGGGCTACGGCACCACTGAAACCGCACCGACAATCAGTACGACCCACTGGGCGACGGATCAGCCGGGAGAGATTGGTCTTCCCGCGCCGGGTCTGCAGCTAAAACTGATCCCGGTCTCCGATACTTACGAGGCAAGGGTGAAGGGACCCAATGTTACGCCAGGTTATCTCGGTAGGCCGGATTTGACGGAAAAGGCCTTCGATGAGGAAGGGTTCTATCGCATCGGCGATACCGTCTCGTTTCTGGATCCTCAGAAGCCGGAGCTTGGGCTGCGTTTTACAGGCAGAATTTCCGAGAACTTCAAACTGGCGAACGGCACATGGGTCTCGATCGGGAATATGCGTGCGGCGATTTTGGCTGCCGCGCGCGGCGTGTTGCTGGACATTGTCGTTGCGGGAGAAAATCGTGAATCATGCGCGCTGCTCTGCTGGTTGAATCCTACCGAGGCGGCACGGATTTCGAAGATGCCAGCCGCGGATCTAACCTGCGACCCTCTCGTGGTTCAATTTCTGAAAGATCGTTTTCAGGAATACAATGAAACGGTTGGAAGCAGCGAAAGAATCTGTTCGTTCTCCCTGCTGAAGGATCCGCCGTCATTGGCGGCAGGAGAAATCACCGACAAGGCCTACGTCAATCAACGTGCTGTGCTGAAACATCGCTCCGGACAGGTCGAACGTCTCTACTGCAATGAAGCAAGTCGAGATGTGATCCAGGTCTGA